In a genomic window of Helianthus annuus cultivar XRQ/B chromosome 10, HanXRQr2.0-SUNRISE, whole genome shotgun sequence:
- the LOC110886300 gene encoding probable serine incorporator isoform X1, with amino-acid sequence MSCCVGCCASLTCGLCTSAASTITKKSARLGYCGLFGLSLIVSWVLREIGTPLLKKISWINTSDTLSDEWFQMEAVLRVSFGNCLFFTILAVMMIGIKDQNDRRDGWHHGGWIFKIVIWALLIVLMFFLPNPVISVYGFISKFGAGVFLLVQVIILLDATHSWNDAWVAKDEQKWFVALLAVSVTCYIAAFTISGLLFIWFNPSGNDCGLNVFFLVMTIILAFSFAVIALHPAVNGSLLPASVISVYCAYVCYTGLSAEPRDYACNGLNSSKAVTTGTLIIGMLTTVLSVLYSALRAGSSTTFLSPPSSPRAAGERSPFLESEELESGKGKKEVEARPVSYSYTFFHLIFALASMYSAMLLSGWSSSESSDLIDVGWTSVWVRICTEWVTAGLYIWSLVAPLIFPDRDFY; translated from the exons ATGTCGTGTTGTGTCGGATGCTGTGCGTCTTTGACCTGCGGTCTGTGCACATCAGCCGCATCAACAATCACGAAAAAGTCAGCTAGACTCGGTTATTGCGGTCTCTTCGGCCTCTCGTTAATCGTCTCCTGGGTCCTCCGTGAAATCGGCACCCCTCTTTTAAAGAAAATCTCTT GGATCAATACTTCTGATACTCTTTCTGATGAATGGTTTCAAATGGAGGCTGTGCTGCGGGTCAGTTTTGgaaattgtttgttttttacgATACTGGCGGTGATGATGATCGGTATAAAGGATCAGAACGATAGACGTGATGGCTGGCACCATGGGGGGTGGATTTTCAAGATTGTGATATGGGCTCTGCTTATTGTCCTCATGTTTTTCCTTCCGAATCCGGTTATATCGGTTTATG GATTTATTTCGAAATTTGGAGCGGGGGTCTTTTTACTGGTTCAAGTAATTATATTATTGGATGCTACGCATTCATGGAATGATGCTTGGGTTGCCAAAGACGAACAGAAGTG GTTTGTTGCTTTACTTGCAGTATCGGTTACTTGCTATATCGCTGCATTCACAATCTCAGGGCTGCTGTTTATCTGGTTCAATCCATCTGGCAACGACTGTGGTCTAAATGTCTTCTTTCTTGTGATGACAATTATTCTCGCATTTTCATTTGCTGTTATTGCACTGCATCCCGCG GTGAATGGTAGTTTGTTGCCTGCTTCAGTTATTTCAGTTTACTGTGCTTATGTATGCTACACTGGTCTTTCTGCCGAACCTAGAGATTACGCGTGCAATGGTTTAAACAGTTCGAAAGCTGTCACCACCGGGACACTGATTATCGGCATGCTTACGACTGTTTTATCAGTTTTATATTCGGCTCTACGTGCTGGTTCTTCGACAACGTTCCTGTCACCTCCATCTTCTCCGAGAGCAG CAGGTGAGCGATCACCATTTCTAGAGTCGGAAGAACTGGAATCAGGCAAAGGCAAGAAAGAAGTGGAAGCAAGACCCGTGAGTTATTCATACACGTTTTTCCATCTGATATTTGCATTGGCGAGCATGTATTCGGCCATGCTTTTATCTGGATGGAGCAGTTCAGAAAGCTCGGATCTCATTGATGTCGGGTGGACATCGGTTTGGGTTAGGATCTGCACCGAGTGGGTCACTGCTGGGCTTTATATTTGGTCACTCGTTGCTCCACTCATCTTCCCTGACCGTGATTTCTATTAG
- the LOC110886299 gene encoding uncharacterized protein At5g19025, with translation MRPNLLSSSFTPMATTTSSSPHHHHHHKKSPSSNPNHSTTCSHHSPSATLDILILILVLFSGAFLISSYFSYIFHSLSLILPPLSLSILIDYSSIYLLGFFFFFVLSIIGLEICCGNRSRKCGKRGCRGLKKAMEFDLQLQTEEVLRSGGRSVKEVEDLPWKGGSEVNPDYECLRTELRKMAPVNGRAVLLFRLKCGCPVAKLEGWGPKRGRRSKKNLSLNHG, from the exons ATGCGCCCCAACCTCCTCTCCTCCTCCTTCACCCCCAtggccaccaccacctcctcctcccctcaccaccaccaccaccacaaaaaATCCCCATCCTCAAACCCTAACCACTCCACCACCTGCTCTCACCACTCCCCTTCCGCAACCCTAGACATCCTAATCCTCATCCTCGTCCTCTTCTCCGGCGCATTCCTCATCTCCTCCTACTTCTCCTACATcttccactctctctctctcatccttCCTCCACTTTCTCTCTCCATCCTCATCGACTACTCCTCCATCTACCTCCtcggtttcttcttcttcttcgtcttATCGATCATCGGACTCGAGATCTGCTGCGGAAACCGGTCCAGGAAGTGCGGGAAGCGAGGATGCAGAGGTTTAAAAAAGGCGATGGAGTTCGATTTGCAGTTGCAGACGGAGGAGGTGTTGAGATCTGGCGGTAGAAGTGTGAAGGAGGTGGAGGATTTGCCGTGGAAAGGCGGAAGTGAAGTGAATCCGGATTATGAGTGTTTGAGGACTGAGTTGAGGAAGATGGCGCCGGTTAATGGACGAGCCGTTTTGTTGTTTCGGTTGAAGTGCGGTTGTCCGGTTGCGAAACTGGAAGGCTGGGGACCGAAACGCGGCCGTAGGAGTAAGAA GAATTTGAGTCTGAATCATGGCTGA
- the LOC110886300 gene encoding serine incorporator 3 isoform X2, which produces MSCCVGCCASLTCGLCTSAASTITKKSARLGYCGLFGLSLIVSWVLREIGTPLLKKISWINTSDTLSDEWFQMEAVLRVSFGNCLFFTILAVMMIGIKDQNDRRDGWHHGGWIFKIVIWALLIVLMFFLPNPVISVYGFISKFGAGVFLLVQVIILLDATHSWNDAWVAKDEQKWFVALLAVSVTCYIAAFTISGLLFIWFNPSGNDCGLNVFFLVMTIILAFSFAVIALHPAVNGSLLPASVISVYCAYVCYTGLSAEPRDYACNGLNSSKAVTTGTLIIGMLTTVLSVLYSALRAGSSTTFLSPPSSPRAGERSPFLESEELESGKGKKEVEARPVSYSYTFFHLIFALASMYSAMLLSGWSSSESSDLIDVGWTSVWVRICTEWVTAGLYIWSLVAPLIFPDRDFY; this is translated from the exons ATGTCGTGTTGTGTCGGATGCTGTGCGTCTTTGACCTGCGGTCTGTGCACATCAGCCGCATCAACAATCACGAAAAAGTCAGCTAGACTCGGTTATTGCGGTCTCTTCGGCCTCTCGTTAATCGTCTCCTGGGTCCTCCGTGAAATCGGCACCCCTCTTTTAAAGAAAATCTCTT GGATCAATACTTCTGATACTCTTTCTGATGAATGGTTTCAAATGGAGGCTGTGCTGCGGGTCAGTTTTGgaaattgtttgttttttacgATACTGGCGGTGATGATGATCGGTATAAAGGATCAGAACGATAGACGTGATGGCTGGCACCATGGGGGGTGGATTTTCAAGATTGTGATATGGGCTCTGCTTATTGTCCTCATGTTTTTCCTTCCGAATCCGGTTATATCGGTTTATG GATTTATTTCGAAATTTGGAGCGGGGGTCTTTTTACTGGTTCAAGTAATTATATTATTGGATGCTACGCATTCATGGAATGATGCTTGGGTTGCCAAAGACGAACAGAAGTG GTTTGTTGCTTTACTTGCAGTATCGGTTACTTGCTATATCGCTGCATTCACAATCTCAGGGCTGCTGTTTATCTGGTTCAATCCATCTGGCAACGACTGTGGTCTAAATGTCTTCTTTCTTGTGATGACAATTATTCTCGCATTTTCATTTGCTGTTATTGCACTGCATCCCGCG GTGAATGGTAGTTTGTTGCCTGCTTCAGTTATTTCAGTTTACTGTGCTTATGTATGCTACACTGGTCTTTCTGCCGAACCTAGAGATTACGCGTGCAATGGTTTAAACAGTTCGAAAGCTGTCACCACCGGGACACTGATTATCGGCATGCTTACGACTGTTTTATCAGTTTTATATTCGGCTCTACGTGCTGGTTCTTCGACAACGTTCCTGTCACCTCCATCTTCTCCGAGAGCAG GTGAGCGATCACCATTTCTAGAGTCGGAAGAACTGGAATCAGGCAAAGGCAAGAAAGAAGTGGAAGCAAGACCCGTGAGTTATTCATACACGTTTTTCCATCTGATATTTGCATTGGCGAGCATGTATTCGGCCATGCTTTTATCTGGATGGAGCAGTTCAGAAAGCTCGGATCTCATTGATGTCGGGTGGACATCGGTTTGGGTTAGGATCTGCACCGAGTGGGTCACTGCTGGGCTTTATATTTGGTCACTCGTTGCTCCACTCATCTTCCCTGACCGTGATTTCTATTAG